In Sideroxyarcus emersonii, one DNA window encodes the following:
- the tolR gene encoding protein TolR has protein sequence MSYGRRAAHQQMSQINVVPYIDVMLVLLVIFMITAPLMNPGQIDLPSVGKSSAPSVAPLEVIIKKDRTWSLRDHARGGVEFPVSHDELSALLQQSLAKNPEQPVVISADRSVRYEEVVSVMETLQQQHIKKIGLLTKTR, from the coding sequence ATGAGCTATGGCCGGCGTGCCGCCCATCAACAGATGAGCCAGATCAATGTCGTGCCTTACATCGATGTGATGCTGGTGCTGCTGGTCATCTTCATGATCACTGCGCCGTTGATGAATCCGGGACAGATCGACCTGCCCAGTGTGGGGAAGTCGTCGGCGCCGTCGGTTGCGCCGCTGGAGGTCATCATCAAGAAGGACAGGACCTGGTCCTTGCGCGACCATGCCCGCGGCGGAGTGGAGTTCCCGGTGTCGCACGATGAGCTGTCCGCGCTGTTGCAGCAGAGCCTGGCGAAGAATCCCGAGCAGCCGGTGGTGATCTCTGCCGACAGGAGCGTGCGCTATGAGGAAGTGGTGAGCGTGATGGAAACCTTGCAGCAGCAGCATATCAAGAAGATCGGGTTGCTTACCAAGACCAGATGA
- a CDS encoding TonB C-terminal domain-containing protein encodes MSSALSYREPYRYSAGALALMVHVAFFALLYFGVRWQSQSPESFTVQMWDSLPDAAPVPRQEPAPPPPPPPQPAKVEPAPLAKVVPPVLPPAKADIQVRDKKSKKSVAKEKPAKPDDQKAAAKARQEAERRELEAYSEKIRQAEQERVRAEVSAATRAQVERYQDMIRSKIRRKMKAVADVPDSAEAIFKVTLLPDGMLMDDPVLLKSSGFPAYDDAAARAILSAEPLPVPNDVSLQKMFRELKLSIKP; translated from the coding sequence ATGAGCAGCGCACTGTCGTATCGCGAACCCTATCGCTACTCGGCCGGCGCACTGGCGCTGATGGTGCATGTGGCGTTCTTTGCGCTGCTGTATTTCGGCGTCCGCTGGCAATCGCAGTCGCCGGAGAGCTTTACGGTGCAGATGTGGGACAGCCTGCCGGATGCCGCGCCCGTTCCCAGGCAGGAGCCGGCACCGCCGCCACCTCCGCCGCCGCAACCAGCCAAAGTGGAACCTGCGCCTCTGGCCAAGGTCGTACCACCCGTCTTGCCGCCGGCGAAGGCGGATATTCAGGTGCGCGACAAGAAGAGCAAGAAGTCCGTGGCGAAAGAGAAACCTGCCAAGCCGGATGACCAGAAAGCGGCGGCCAAGGCCAGGCAGGAAGCGGAACGGCGCGAACTGGAAGCGTATTCGGAGAAGATCCGGCAGGCCGAGCAGGAACGGGTCCGTGCCGAAGTGAGTGCGGCGACGCGGGCGCAGGTCGAGCGTTACCAGGACATGATACGCAGCAAGATCCGGCGCAAGATGAAAGCCGTGGCAGACGTGCCCGACAGCGCCGAGGCGATCTTCAAGGTCACCTTGCTGCCGGATGGCATGCTGATGGACGATCCGGTGCTGCTGAAGAGCAGCGGTTTTCCGGCCTACGACGATGCGGCGGCACGCGCGATCCTGTCGGCGGAACCGCTGCCGGTGCCGAACGACGTTTCGCTGCAGAAGATGTTCCGCGAATTAAAGTTGTCGATTAAACCCTAG
- the tolB gene encoding Tol-Pal system beta propeller repeat protein TolB: MRLLGVILLLCVACSARAELTIEITGAGEHQIPISLVRFAGEEQMGAQAVSGVVSNDLLRTGLFKMIDPAGKVPHEPGAVNYVEWPGVEALIIGQVRSVDGGRTEVRFHLLDMVRHTELIGLAVTAKNEQVRAIGHRIADLVYEKLTGSPGVFSTRIAYVNREGKRYRLVVADSDGYGEQTLLALNEPIMSPAWSPDGSQLAYVSFERGHATIFVQSLLTSQRSVLADFSGSNSAPAWSPDGKQLAMVLSRDGSSQLYIVRSDGKDLRRITFSETIDTEPVFSPDGKLLLFTSDRGGSAQIYRVPVEGGHAERLTFEGANNFSPRFSPDGKSFVFSHFVDGVFYIAVQDFANQQMQVLTGGGWEKKPSFAPNGKLVLFATESQGRGILATVSSDGRVKQKMVAQRGDIREPIWGPFLK, translated from the coding sequence ATGCGTTTGTTGGGTGTCATTTTATTGTTGTGTGTTGCGTGTTCTGCGCGAGCTGAGCTGACCATCGAGATCACGGGGGCCGGCGAGCATCAGATCCCGATCTCGCTGGTGCGTTTCGCCGGGGAAGAACAGATGGGCGCACAGGCGGTCAGCGGCGTGGTGTCGAACGACCTGCTGCGCACCGGCCTGTTCAAGATGATCGACCCCGCCGGCAAGGTGCCGCACGAACCGGGCGCAGTGAATTACGTCGAGTGGCCGGGGGTGGAGGCGCTGATCATCGGCCAGGTGCGATCCGTCGACGGCGGCCGTACCGAGGTGCGGTTCCACCTGCTGGACATGGTGCGTCATACGGAACTTATCGGCCTGGCGGTGACCGCCAAGAACGAGCAGGTGCGCGCCATCGGACATCGCATCGCCGACCTGGTCTACGAGAAGCTGACCGGCAGTCCCGGCGTATTCAGCACCCGCATCGCCTATGTGAACCGTGAAGGCAAGCGATACCGGCTGGTCGTGGCCGACAGCGACGGTTACGGCGAACAGACCCTGCTGGCTTTGAACGAACCGATCATGTCGCCCGCCTGGTCGCCGGACGGCAGCCAGCTCGCCTATGTGAGCTTCGAGCGCGGCCATGCGACGATCTTCGTGCAATCGCTGCTGACGAGCCAGCGCAGCGTGCTGGCGGATTTCTCCGGCAGCAACAGCGCGCCGGCCTGGTCGCCGGATGGCAAACAGCTCGCGATGGTCCTGTCGCGCGACGGCAGTTCGCAGCTCTACATTGTGCGCAGCGATGGCAAGGATCTGCGCCGTATCACCTTCAGCGAGACGATCGACACCGAACCGGTGTTTTCCCCGGACGGCAAATTGCTGTTGTTCACCTCGGATCGCGGCGGCAGCGCGCAGATCTATCGCGTACCGGTAGAGGGCGGCCATGCCGAGCGATTGACTTTCGAAGGCGCCAATAATTTTTCCCCGCGCTTCAGCCCGGATGGGAAGAGCTTCGTGTTCTCGCACTTTGTCGATGGCGTGTTCTATATTGCGGTACAGGATTTCGCGAACCAGCAGATGCAGGTGTTGACCGGCGGCGGATGGGAGAAGAAACCAAGTTTCGCGCCCAATGGCAAGCTGGTCTTGTTTGCAACCGAGTCGCAAGGTCGTGGTATATTGGCGACCGTATCTAGCGATGGAAGAGTGAAGCAAAAGATGGTCGCTCAGCGTGGTGATATACGCGAACCGATCTGGGGACCTTTCCTTAAATAA
- the pal gene encoding peptidoglycan-associated lipoprotein Pal encodes MKKIILSILLVNLLAACATEKPKETASAPAAPAATETTAPDTGTAQTAQTTSAADAAAAAAAAAAAAVPEVRSVYFPFDVDAVQEADRATLQKHGEYLGKNKDVKVRVEGNADERGSTEYNLALGQRRANNVKKMLILSGASAAQIETVSYGEEKPRCAEHNESCWSQNRRADIVYLSK; translated from the coding sequence ATGAAGAAAATTATCCTGAGCATTTTATTGGTCAATCTGCTGGCCGCCTGCGCGACCGAGAAGCCGAAAGAAACGGCTAGCGCGCCTGCTGCTCCGGCCGCGACAGAAACGACAGCACCTGACACCGGTACCGCACAAACCGCGCAGACCACTTCTGCGGCCGATGCAGCCGCCGCTGCCGCTGCCGCCGCTGCGGCAGCCGTACCGGAAGTGCGCAGCGTGTACTTCCCGTTCGATGTCGATGCGGTGCAAGAAGCGGATCGTGCCACCTTGCAAAAGCACGGCGAATATCTGGGCAAGAACAAGGACGTCAAGGTTCGTGTGGAAGGCAATGCCGACGAGCGCGGCAGCACCGAGTACAACCTGGCCCTGGGGCAGCGTCGTGCCAACAACGTGAAGAAGATGCTGATTCTGTCCGGTGCGAGCGCAGCGCAGATCGAAACGGTCAGCTACGGCGAAGAAAAGCCGCGTTGCGCCGAGCATAACGAATCGTGCTGGTCGCAGAATCGTCGTGCCGACATCGTTTATCTGAGCAAGTAA
- the ybgF gene encoding tol-pal system protein YbgF, with protein sequence MRFWLLLCLCAASSHASAGLFADEDARKQVQQLEARVIKLEKALASSEADKEQAIRSTLDLQMQMEALNTELRKLRGQNEEFSHDLQDAEKRQKDFYIDLDTRLRHIEAGAGDSTAAASDRGDGTRDVSADPLGENRAFDAAYTLYKNENYQNAAAAFRDFLKNYPQSVHEANVRYWMGNSYFLLRDYKNCLSSYETLVSKFQDHPRVAEAMLNIAECQLELKNKTAARKTLKQLISQFPGSDASDKAKKRLATIK encoded by the coding sequence ATGCGTTTCTGGTTGTTGCTCTGTTTGTGCGCTGCGAGCAGCCACGCTTCGGCGGGGTTGTTTGCCGACGAGGATGCGCGCAAGCAGGTGCAGCAACTGGAGGCGCGTGTCATCAAGCTGGAGAAGGCGTTAGCCTCGTCCGAGGCGGACAAGGAGCAGGCTATCCGCTCCACGCTCGATCTGCAGATGCAGATGGAAGCGCTGAATACGGAATTGCGCAAGCTGCGCGGTCAGAACGAGGAATTCTCGCATGACCTGCAGGATGCCGAAAAACGCCAGAAGGATTTCTACATCGATCTGGATACGCGTTTGCGTCATATCGAGGCGGGGGCGGGCGATTCCACAGCCGCCGCATCGGATCGCGGCGACGGTACCAGGGATGTGTCGGCCGATCCGCTGGGCGAGAACCGTGCATTCGATGCGGCCTATACGCTGTACAAAAACGAGAACTACCAGAACGCCGCTGCGGCGTTCCGCGATTTCCTGAAGAATTATCCGCAATCCGTGCATGAGGCCAATGTCCGTTACTGGATGGGCAACTCGTATTTCCTGTTGAGGGATTACAAGAACTGTCTGAGCAGTTACGAGACGCTGGTCAGCAAGTTCCAGGATCACCCGCGCGTCGCCGAGGCGATGCTCAATATCGCCGAGTGCCAGCTGGAATTGAAGAACAAGACGGCGGCCAGGAAGACCCTCAAGCAGCTCATTTCCCAGTTTCCGGGTAGCGATGCATCCGACAAGGCGAAGAAACGCCTTGCCACTATCAAGTAG
- the queE gene encoding 7-carboxy-7-deazaguanine synthase QueE: MSHNSSESLRISEIFYSLQGETSRVGLPTVFVRLTGCPLRCTYCDTTYAFTGGQTMTLDAIMAEVARHAPRFVTVTGGEPLAQKNCPSLLRALCDAGYEVSLETGGALDVSGVDARVMTVLDIKTPASGEMAKNLWSNLDHLDSRDEIKFVLCDEADYAWAKQVVQEHQLARRCAVLFSPAQGQLAPRDLAEWILRDHLPVRLQVQLHKLLWGNEAGR, translated from the coding sequence ATGTCTCATAACAGTAGCGAGTCGTTGCGCATCAGCGAGATTTTCTATTCCCTGCAAGGCGAGACCAGCCGCGTCGGACTGCCGACCGTGTTCGTGCGCCTGACCGGCTGTCCTTTGCGCTGCACCTACTGCGATACGACCTACGCTTTCACCGGCGGGCAGACCATGACGCTGGATGCGATCATGGCCGAGGTGGCGCGCCATGCGCCGCGTTTTGTCACCGTCACCGGCGGCGAGCCGCTCGCGCAGAAGAATTGCCCTTCCCTGTTGCGCGCCCTTTGCGATGCAGGCTACGAGGTGTCGCTGGAGACCGGCGGCGCCCTGGATGTGAGTGGCGTGGATGCGCGGGTGATGACGGTGCTGGACATCAAGACACCGGCTTCCGGCGAAATGGCCAAGAACCTCTGGAGCAATCTGGATCACCTGGATTCCCGCGACGAGATCAAGTTCGTGCTGTGCGACGAGGCGGATTACGCATGGGCGAAACAGGTAGTGCAGGAGCATCAGCTGGCCCGACGCTGTGCCGTGCTGTTCTCCCCGGCGCAAGGTCAGCTGGCCCCCCGGGATCTTGCCGAATGGATATTGCGCGACCATCTGCCGGTGCGTTTGCAGGTGCAGCTGCACAAGTTGCTATGGGGTAACGAGGCGGGACGTTAA
- the queC gene encoding 7-cyano-7-deazaguanine synthase QueC encodes MKRAVVLLSGGLDSATVLAMARAQGFECYALSVDYGQRHHAELAAARQVAQALGAREHRVVNIDLTGFGGSALTDSRIAVPESASSGIPLTYVPARNTIMLSLALAWAEVLKAQDIFFGVNAVDYSGYPDCRPEYVAAFERMANLATKAAVEGEPLTLHAPLLHLSKGEIIREGVRLGVDFGITVSCYQADEQGRACGRCDSCRLRREGFQSAGVPDSTRYRGA; translated from the coding sequence ATGAAGCGAGCGGTGGTATTGCTGTCGGGAGGACTGGATTCGGCTACGGTGCTGGCGATGGCGCGTGCACAAGGATTCGAATGCTATGCGTTAAGCGTGGACTATGGGCAGCGCCATCATGCCGAACTGGCTGCGGCACGGCAGGTCGCGCAGGCACTCGGTGCGCGCGAACATCGTGTGGTGAACATCGATCTCACCGGATTCGGCGGTTCGGCGTTGACCGATTCCCGCATTGCGGTGCCCGAGAGCGCAAGCAGCGGCATTCCGCTAACCTATGTTCCTGCACGCAATACCATCATGTTGTCGCTGGCGCTGGCATGGGCCGAGGTGCTGAAGGCGCAGGACATCTTCTTCGGGGTGAATGCCGTGGATTATTCCGGCTATCCAGATTGCCGGCCGGAATATGTGGCGGCATTCGAGCGCATGGCGAACCTGGCGACCAAGGCGGCAGTGGAAGGCGAACCGCTCACCTTGCATGCGCCGCTGTTGCATCTGTCCAAGGGGGAGATCATCCGCGAAGGCGTGCGCCTGGGGGTGGATTTCGGGATCACGGTCTCCTGCTACCAGGCCGACGAGCAAGGCCGTGCCTGCGGCCGCTGCGATTCCTGCCGGTTGCGCCGCGAAGGCTTCCAGTCTGCCGGAGTGCCTGATTCCACGCGTTATCGCGGCGCATAG
- a CDS encoding NAD(P)-binding domain-containing protein: MNIESFTIYLIPILLILFLYLRGRYKHEAAAVEVFTESIEAGLTEPSSLHPEIDPNLCMGAGSCISACPEHAIGMIKGKAVLINPTHCIGHGACAPACPHNAIKLVFGTAKRGMDIPQVDANFETNVPGLFIAGELGGMGLIRKAATQGIQAMESIAKLKGSSNPYDVVIIGTGPAGLAATLGAIEKKLRYVTIEQETALGGAIFQYPRNKVVMTAPVKLPIVGKVHFQEVSKEKLLEFWQGIIQKTGMKLNFNERMENIEKTGKGFIVKTTKGSYETRAVLLAIGRRGTPRKLGVPGEDLPKVVYRLIEPEQYRNMHVLVVGGGDSALEAAMAIAEQPGTTVTLSYRSDAFGRGKPKNRDRLKEMSEKGMLTVRLKSNVKLVNKEKVFLEQDGKLMQFPNDAVIVCAGGILPTPFLKQIGVIVESKFGTE; this comes from the coding sequence ATGAATATCGAATCCTTTACAATCTACCTGATCCCCATCCTGCTGATCCTGTTCCTGTATCTGCGCGGCAGGTATAAACATGAAGCTGCCGCCGTCGAAGTGTTCACCGAATCGATCGAAGCCGGATTGACCGAGCCATCGTCCCTGCACCCCGAGATCGACCCCAATCTGTGCATGGGAGCTGGCAGCTGCATCAGCGCCTGCCCCGAACATGCGATCGGCATGATCAAGGGCAAAGCGGTCCTGATCAACCCGACCCATTGCATCGGACACGGCGCTTGCGCACCGGCTTGCCCGCATAACGCAATCAAGCTGGTGTTTGGCACGGCCAAACGCGGCATGGACATCCCGCAGGTGGATGCCAACTTTGAAACCAATGTGCCCGGACTCTTCATCGCCGGCGAACTCGGCGGCATGGGCCTGATCCGCAAGGCTGCGACCCAGGGCATCCAGGCCATGGAATCCATCGCCAAACTCAAGGGCAGCAGCAACCCGTACGATGTTGTCATCATCGGCACCGGCCCTGCCGGCCTGGCGGCAACGCTCGGCGCGATCGAGAAAAAATTGCGCTATGTCACCATCGAACAGGAAACTGCGCTGGGCGGAGCGATCTTCCAGTACCCGCGCAACAAGGTCGTCATGACCGCACCGGTCAAGCTGCCCATCGTCGGGAAAGTGCACTTTCAGGAAGTCAGCAAGGAAAAACTGCTCGAGTTCTGGCAAGGAATCATCCAGAAGACCGGCATGAAGCTGAACTTCAACGAACGCATGGAGAATATCGAAAAGACCGGCAAAGGCTTCATCGTCAAGACCACCAAAGGTTCTTATGAGACCCGCGCAGTCCTCCTCGCCATCGGGCGCCGCGGCACCCCGCGCAAACTGGGGGTGCCCGGCGAAGACCTGCCGAAGGTCGTGTACCGCCTGATCGAGCCGGAGCAATACCGAAACATGCATGTCCTGGTGGTGGGCGGCGGCGACAGCGCGCTGGAAGCCGCCATGGCCATCGCCGAGCAACCGGGCACGACCGTCACGCTTTCCTATCGCAGCGATGCATTCGGACGCGGCAAACCGAAGAACCGCGACCGCCTGAAGGAGATGTCGGAAAAAGGCATGTTGACCGTACGCCTGAAATCGAACGTAAAGCTGGTCAACAAGGAAAAAGTCTTCCTGGAACAGGACGGAAAACTGATGCAGTTCCCCAACGATGCCGTCATCGTGTGTGCCGGCGGCATTTTGCCCACCCCTTTCCTCAAGCAGATCGGCGTGATCGTCGAATCCAAGTTCGGCACCGAGTAA
- the sucC gene encoding ADP-forming succinate--CoA ligase subunit beta, whose translation MKIHEYQGKEILREFGVPTPRGVPCFNVEAAVAAAQELGGKVWVVKAQIHAGGRGKGGGVKVAKSPDEVRTFAQQILGMHLVTHQTGPEGQVVRRLLIEEGAQIAREFYVGMVVDRGSQRVALLASSEGGMEIEEVAKRSPGKIRTVRIDPATGLTAAEAAETARAIGIPDAASADAVKVLQGLYRAFVEKDAMLAEINPLVLTADNRVLALDAKFNFDSNALYRHPEIVALRDLDEEDPAEIEASKFELSYIQLDGDIGCLVNGAGLAMATMDIIKLYGGNPANFLDVGGGASKEKVTEAFKLMLKNPHLKAILVNIFGGIMKCDVIAEGVVAAAREVHLAVPLVVRLEGTNVELGKKILADSGLPIISGNDMADAAQKVVAAAKGAK comes from the coding sequence ATGAAAATCCACGAATACCAGGGTAAAGAGATATTGCGCGAGTTTGGCGTGCCCACCCCGCGCGGAGTGCCGTGTTTCAACGTCGAGGCAGCGGTTGCTGCCGCGCAGGAATTGGGCGGCAAAGTCTGGGTGGTGAAGGCGCAGATCCATGCGGGTGGTCGCGGCAAAGGCGGCGGCGTGAAGGTGGCGAAATCGCCGGATGAGGTGCGCACGTTTGCGCAGCAGATTCTCGGCATGCATCTCGTTACGCACCAGACCGGTCCGGAGGGGCAGGTGGTGAGGAGATTGCTGATCGAGGAAGGTGCGCAGATCGCCAGGGAGTTCTATGTCGGCATGGTGGTGGATCGCGGCTCGCAGCGCGTGGCCCTGCTGGCATCGAGCGAGGGCGGCATGGAGATCGAAGAGGTCGCCAAACGTTCGCCCGGGAAGATCCGGACCGTGCGCATCGATCCCGCGACTGGCCTGACCGCGGCCGAGGCGGCTGAGACGGCTCGCGCGATCGGCATTCCCGATGCGGCGAGCGCCGACGCAGTCAAGGTGTTGCAGGGCCTGTATCGCGCTTTCGTCGAAAAGGACGCGATGCTGGCCGAGATCAATCCGCTGGTGCTGACCGCGGACAATCGTGTGCTGGCGCTGGACGCAAAATTCAATTTCGATTCCAACGCGCTGTACCGCCATCCCGAGATCGTCGCGTTGCGCGACCTGGATGAGGAAGACCCGGCCGAGATCGAGGCGTCGAAGTTCGAGCTCAGCTACATCCAGCTGGACGGCGATATCGGCTGCCTAGTGAACGGCGCCGGTCTGGCGATGGCGACCATGGACATCATCAAGCTGTATGGCGGCAACCCGGCGAACTTTCTCGATGTCGGCGGTGGTGCCAGCAAGGAGAAGGTCACTGAGGCATTCAAACTGATGCTGAAGAATCCGCACCTCAAGGCGATCCTGGTCAACATCTTCGGCGGCATCATGAAGTGCGACGTGATCGCCGAGGGCGTGGTAGCGGCGGCGCGCGAGGTGCATCTTGCCGTGCCGCTGGTGGTACGGCTGGAAGGTACCAATGTGGAACTGGGCAAGAAGATCCTGGCGGATTCCGGCTTGCCCATCATTTCCGGCAACGACATGGCGGATGCGGCACAAAAGGTCGTGGCTGCGGCAAAGGGGGCGAAATGA
- the sucD gene encoding succinate--CoA ligase subunit alpha, which translates to MSILISKNTRVITQGMTGKVGQFHTFHCKQYANGANCFVAGVNPKKVGEQFEGIPVYATVRDAKVATGATVSVIYVPPSGAAAAIDEAVEAELDLVICITEGIPVHDMLKTRYRMQGKKTLLIGPNCPGLITPDEIKIGIMPGHIHKKGRIGVVSRSGTLTYEAVGQLTALGYGQSSCVGIGGDPINGLKHIDVMRLFNDDPETDAVIMVGEIGGSDEEECARWIKANMKKPVVGFIAGVTAPEGKRMGHAGAIISGGQGGANEKLAVMEECGIHITRNPAEMGRTMQKILKG; encoded by the coding sequence ATGAGCATCCTCATTAGTAAAAACACCAGAGTCATCACCCAGGGCATGACCGGCAAGGTCGGCCAGTTCCATACCTTCCATTGCAAGCAGTATGCGAACGGCGCCAACTGCTTCGTGGCAGGCGTGAACCCGAAGAAGGTGGGCGAGCAGTTCGAGGGCATCCCGGTGTATGCCACGGTGCGCGATGCCAAGGTGGCAACCGGCGCGACCGTATCGGTGATCTACGTGCCGCCTTCGGGTGCAGCCGCGGCCATCGACGAGGCAGTCGAAGCCGAACTGGATTTGGTGATCTGCATCACCGAAGGCATCCCGGTGCACGATATGCTGAAGACGCGCTACAGGATGCAAGGCAAGAAGACCTTGCTGATCGGGCCGAACTGTCCCGGCCTGATCACGCCGGACGAGATCAAGATCGGCATCATGCCTGGCCATATCCACAAGAAGGGGCGCATCGGCGTGGTGTCTCGTTCCGGCACGCTGACCTACGAGGCGGTCGGGCAGCTCACCGCGCTTGGCTACGGGCAGTCGTCCTGCGTCGGCATCGGCGGAGATCCGATCAACGGCCTCAAGCACATCGACGTGATGAGGCTGTTCAACGACGATCCCGAGACCGACGCGGTGATCATGGTGGGCGAGATCGGTGGCAGCGACGAGGAGGAATGCGCGCGCTGGATCAAGGCCAACATGAAGAAACCGGTGGTCGGTTTCATCGCCGGCGTCACCGCGCCGGAAGGCAAGCGCATGGGCCATGCCGGCGCGATCATCTCCGGCGGGCAGGGCGGCGCCAACGAGAAGCTGGCGGTGATGGAAGAGTGCGGCATCCACATCACGCGCAATCCGGCCGAGATGGGGCGCACGATGCAAAAAATATTGAAGGGTTGA
- a CDS encoding TerC family protein, giving the protein MLEMLSSAQFWVDVFKIIVIDLLLSGDNAVVIALACRNLPPDQRKKGIAYGVAGAILLRVVLTFFAVSLLSLPYLKLVGALLLIWIGIKLILPEEEHGEGSVKADTHLWGAVKTIIIADFVMSLDNVLGVAAAAHGNAMLLVFGLLVSIPLIAWSSQLVLKLIDRFPFIIYAGGALLGYVAGEMLVGEALFKPMLEAQHALHWLVPGACAVLVLAIGKWLALRMAAAARAVDLVDEQVPAAHDKS; this is encoded by the coding sequence ATGCTGGAAATGTTGTCGAGCGCCCAGTTCTGGGTGGATGTATTCAAGATCATCGTGATCGACTTGCTGCTGTCCGGCGACAATGCGGTGGTGATCGCGCTGGCCTGCCGCAACCTGCCACCGGACCAGCGCAAGAAGGGTATTGCTTATGGCGTGGCCGGGGCGATCCTGCTGCGCGTGGTGTTGACGTTCTTCGCGGTCAGCCTGCTGTCGTTGCCGTATCTCAAGCTGGTCGGTGCGCTTTTGTTGATCTGGATCGGCATCAAGCTGATCCTGCCGGAAGAAGAGCACGGCGAGGGTAGCGTCAAGGCGGACACCCACCTGTGGGGGGCGGTGAAGACCATCATCATCGCCGATTTCGTGATGAGCCTGGACAACGTGCTCGGCGTGGCGGCGGCCGCGCATGGCAATGCGATGCTGCTGGTGTTCGGCCTGCTGGTGAGCATTCCGTTGATCGCCTGGAGCAGCCAGCTGGTGCTGAAGCTGATCGACCGTTTCCCATTCATCATCTATGCGGGCGGAGCCTTGCTCGGTTATGTGGCGGGCGAAATGCTGGTCGGCGAGGCGTTGTTCAAGCCCATGCTGGAAGCGCAGCATGCGTTGCACTGGCTGGTTCCGGGCGCATGCGCGGTGCTGGTGCTGGCAATCGGCAAATGGCTGGCGCTGCGCATGGCGGCCGCGGCGAGGGCGGTGGACCTGGTGGATGAGCAAGTGCCCGCTGCGCACGACAAATCCTGA
- a CDS encoding universal stress protein yields the protein MKVLIPIDGSKAANRAVDHVIASVAWLKEIPQVCLLNVQWKLASGNVKLFISQDTINDYYREQGMAALAEARARLDAAGLAYNYHISVGTPAEAIVQYAQEKQVDQIVISAHGQDTLSDLLLGSVASKVAHLARIPVLLVK from the coding sequence ATGAAAGTATTGATCCCCATAGACGGTTCCAAGGCCGCCAATCGCGCGGTAGATCATGTGATCGCCAGTGTGGCATGGCTCAAGGAAATTCCACAGGTGTGTCTGCTGAACGTGCAATGGAAGCTGGCATCCGGCAACGTCAAGCTGTTCATCAGTCAGGACACCATCAACGATTACTACCGCGAGCAAGGCATGGCGGCCTTGGCCGAGGCCCGTGCCAGGCTGGATGCGGCGGGCCTGGCCTACAACTACCACATCAGCGTGGGAACGCCGGCCGAGGCCATCGTGCAATATGCGCAAGAGAAGCAGGTCGACCAGATCGTGATCAGTGCGCACGGGCAAGACACCCTGTCCGATTTGTTGCTGGGTTCGGTGGCCAGCAAAGTGGCTCATTTGGCCAGGATACCGGTGCTGCTGGTAAAGTGA